A window from Photobacterium sp. DA100 encodes these proteins:
- a CDS encoding GMC family oxidoreductase, producing MAIQENAYFDAIIVGSGPAGATLAKSLSEQGKKVLILEWGSDSPLRGSFWQMADIAAIPSKGAFIGKDLSLLIRGITAGGSSAINYATAMLPPYDMFDRYGIDLRAEAEEMQQAVPYRPLPDPLVGPRAKRIWQGAEKAGFEWHKLDKFIDVERCQAGCHLCGYGCPHGAKWTARRFLEDAVTSGAQLITKAKVTRVLTENQPDDSHLAIGVEYQTNSGVHLAFSERVILSAGGIGSPQILQQSGIAGAGQQFFIDPVIAVMGTVDEKFSAGEVPMAAGLHLPEEGIVLSDLALPKPFFHLFTAQAGRFDRLLAADNTLAIMVKVKDSLSGKISANWASKSLCIEDKARLDKGAEMAETILTAAGATHIYRTHHFAAHQGGSAAISDIVDSNLETEIKRLYVCDASVIPEAWGLPPTFTLLCLAKRLSKHLANHMVAN from the coding sequence ATGGCAATACAAGAAAACGCGTATTTCGATGCGATCATTGTTGGCAGTGGGCCTGCGGGGGCAACACTGGCCAAGTCACTCAGTGAACAAGGCAAAAAGGTTCTTATTCTTGAGTGGGGATCTGATTCCCCGCTGAGAGGCTCTTTCTGGCAAATGGCAGATATCGCCGCCATTCCAAGCAAGGGAGCATTTATCGGCAAAGATCTATCCTTGCTTATTCGCGGCATTACCGCCGGCGGCAGTTCGGCGATCAACTATGCCACCGCCATGCTACCGCCGTATGACATGTTTGACCGCTACGGCATTGATTTGCGTGCTGAAGCCGAGGAAATGCAACAGGCTGTTCCCTACAGGCCCCTCCCCGATCCCCTCGTAGGACCTCGCGCAAAACGCATCTGGCAGGGGGCCGAAAAAGCAGGTTTTGAATGGCACAAGCTTGACAAGTTCATTGATGTTGAGCGCTGCCAAGCAGGCTGCCACTTGTGTGGTTACGGCTGCCCGCATGGTGCCAAGTGGACTGCCCGCCGGTTCTTGGAGGATGCTGTAACGTCTGGCGCCCAGCTCATTACCAAAGCAAAGGTCACCAGGGTGCTAACTGAAAACCAGCCTGATGATAGTCACCTAGCTATAGGGGTTGAGTACCAAACAAATAGCGGTGTTCACCTTGCTTTTTCCGAGCGAGTGATCCTATCGGCTGGTGGGATTGGCTCACCGCAAATCTTGCAACAAAGTGGCATTGCCGGGGCTGGCCAGCAGTTCTTTATCGATCCTGTCATCGCGGTTATGGGTACGGTCGATGAGAAATTTAGCGCCGGTGAAGTGCCAATGGCTGCGGGCCTGCATCTGCCCGAGGAGGGAATCGTCCTATCAGATCTCGCTCTCCCCAAACCGTTCTTCCACTTGTTTACCGCCCAGGCGGGCCGTTTCGATCGCCTGTTAGCCGCAGATAACACCCTAGCCATCATGGTGAAAGTAAAAGACAGCCTAAGTGGAAAAATATCCGCAAACTGGGCGAGTAAGTCGCTCTGTATTGAGGACAAGGCACGGTTAGACAAAGGCGCAGAAATGGCCGAAACCATTCTTACGGCCGCTGGAGCTACCCACATTTATCGCACCCACCATTTCGCTGCCCATCAAGGTGGCAGCGCCGCCATTAGCGATATTGTTGACAGCAACCTGGAAACCGAAATCAAAAGGCTGTATGTCTGTGATGCCTCGGTCATTCCTGAAGCCTGGGGACTGCCACCAACCTTTACCCTACTTTGCTTGGCAAAAAGGCTATCGAAGCATCTCGCCAACCACATGGTGGCAAATTAG
- a CDS encoding DUF3047 domain-containing protein, whose amino-acid sequence MAWQQTPSFVTMISVMPLLLRLIPLLITFNASATFERHVVKFGYEDISSWKVRHFQGRTHYSQVRLDNQRVLKATSSNSATILSKPIRIDLEETPYLNWSWRIENQLEGINETTKDGDDYAARVYLAIGSNWLTSTSKAINYVWSSNQPRFSRWSNAFAGERVQMIAIRGSSDSISKWQNEKRNVYQDFINAFGDKGSEQANREAYRYINGIAIMTDTDNSGQAVTAYYGNIFFSTK is encoded by the coding sequence ATGGCATGGCAGCAAACTCCATCATTTGTGACTATGATTAGCGTCATGCCATTACTCCTACGATTAATACCACTGCTGATTACTTTCAATGCATCCGCTACGTTTGAACGTCACGTGGTAAAATTTGGTTATGAGGATATCTCTTCCTGGAAAGTTAGACACTTTCAGGGCCGTACTCATTACTCGCAAGTCCGGCTGGATAATCAACGGGTTCTCAAGGCCACCAGCAGTAACAGCGCAACGATCCTTTCCAAGCCTATTCGCATCGATCTCGAAGAAACCCCCTACCTAAATTGGTCTTGGCGGATTGAAAATCAATTAGAGGGAATCAATGAAACCACAAAAGATGGCGACGACTACGCTGCACGGGTTTATCTCGCCATCGGTTCCAACTGGCTGACTTCTACCAGCAAAGCAATCAACTATGTGTGGTCCAGTAACCAACCCCGCTTTTCCCGTTGGAGCAATGCATTTGCCGGGGAAAGGGTTCAGATGATAGCAATACGGGGTAGCTCGGACAGCATCTCGAAATGGCAAAATGAAAAGCGCAATGTCTACCAAGACTTCATTAATGCATTCGGGGATAAAGGCAGCGAACAAGCCAATAGAGAAGCCTATCGGTATATCAATGGCATCGCCATCATGACGGATACCGACAACAGTGGCCAAGCGGTAACCGCTTATTACGGCAATATTTTCTTTTCAACAAAATAG
- a CDS encoding citryl-CoA lyase — MSIERPEQGIGRDVSDWWKTSIIDMSPGEIRYYGYPIEELIGNISFAQMIWLMVRGDLPSPSQAKLLDAALMSAVDHGPQAPSIAIARMAATCGVGLNNAMASAVNVLGDVHGGAGEQAVALYRAIADRCEQGESLEAAIDSEVTTHKELHGKFIPGFGHRFHPVDPRAPALMALIKQAADAGTVTGRFAEIAMGVECYLFRQKGKRIPMNIDGATAVIYAELGFPAPLARGLFCLSRSVGILAHAWEQTGQGGRNKGPIPRNLLWSYDGPGQREWQKAPK, encoded by the coding sequence ATGAGTATCGAAAGACCTGAGCAAGGGATTGGGCGTGATGTTAGCGATTGGTGGAAGACGTCTATCATCGATATGTCGCCGGGCGAGATTCGCTATTATGGCTACCCGATAGAGGAGCTTATCGGCAATATCAGCTTTGCCCAGATGATCTGGCTGATGGTAAGAGGCGATCTGCCATCGCCTTCACAGGCAAAACTGCTCGATGCTGCGCTGATGTCTGCTGTTGATCACGGCCCTCAAGCCCCGAGTATTGCGATTGCCAGAATGGCGGCAACTTGTGGCGTTGGCCTAAATAACGCCATGGCTTCAGCGGTAAATGTATTGGGTGATGTGCATGGGGGGGCGGGGGAGCAAGCAGTCGCGTTATATCGAGCCATTGCTGATCGTTGTGAGCAAGGTGAGTCGCTGGAAGCTGCGATAGACTCAGAAGTGACGACACATAAAGAACTTCACGGTAAATTCATCCCAGGTTTTGGCCATCGCTTTCACCCGGTTGACCCGCGAGCACCAGCGTTGATGGCGTTAATCAAGCAAGCTGCCGATGCCGGGACCGTCACTGGTCGGTTTGCTGAAATCGCGATGGGGGTGGAATGTTACCTTTTTCGGCAAAAAGGCAAACGTATTCCGATGAATATCGATGGGGCAACGGCTGTTATCTATGCCGAGTTAGGCTTTCCTGCCCCGTTAGCAAGAGGGCTTTTTTGCCTGTCACGTTCGGTTGGGATTTTGGCTCATGCCTGGGAGCAAACCGGTCAAGGAGGCCGAAACAAAGGGCCTATCCCGCGCAACCTGCTTTGGTCATACGATGGGCCTGGACAGCGAGAGTGGCAAAAAGCACCAAAGTAA
- a CDS encoding CaiB/BaiF CoA-transferase family protein, translating into MLTPLNQYRVLDLTNVLAGPFCGHQLAHLGAEVIKVEVPNSGDLARQLGASPTLNKAGMGISFLAQNVGKQSVTLNLKTDEGKSLFKRLVKTADVVIENFRPGVMDRLGLGYEELKAVNPNIIYCAISGYGADGPMRHLPAYDQIIQGMSGVMSITGAPENAPYRVGYPIADTIGGMTAAFAICAALAGREASGEGSFIDVSMLESTLTTMGWAVSNYLVADKAPQPLGNNNVTASPSGTFKTGGGLLNIAANKQEQFEALCQLIGRDDLITDPRFAERQARLENRELLTGHIEAAFAVKPATEWETALNRIGVPAGRVLSVPQALALPQVHERDFTGCFVDSPGVNQDVRYVRTGFKLDGERPAVTLPPPLLGEHTEQWLTALGLSKEEIERLQEQGAI; encoded by the coding sequence ATGCTGACACCACTCAATCAATACCGAGTACTGGATCTCACCAATGTACTGGCGGGGCCATTCTGTGGTCATCAGCTGGCCCATTTAGGTGCTGAAGTCATCAAGGTCGAAGTGCCGAATAGTGGCGATTTAGCTCGCCAGTTAGGGGCTTCTCCAACACTCAACAAGGCCGGTATGGGGATTTCGTTTCTCGCCCAGAATGTAGGTAAACAGTCGGTTACATTGAATTTGAAAACGGATGAGGGTAAATCCCTGTTCAAGCGACTGGTGAAAACGGCGGATGTGGTGATTGAAAATTTCCGCCCCGGCGTGATGGACAGGCTAGGTCTGGGCTATGAAGAGTTAAAGGCAGTGAATCCTAATATCATCTACTGCGCGATTTCAGGGTATGGCGCTGATGGCCCGATGCGCCATTTGCCAGCATACGATCAGATTATCCAGGGGATGTCCGGGGTGATGAGTATTACCGGCGCGCCAGAAAATGCCCCTTATCGGGTTGGCTATCCGATAGCCGATACCATAGGAGGCATGACCGCAGCGTTTGCAATCTGCGCCGCGCTGGCAGGCAGGGAGGCCTCGGGCGAAGGTTCATTTATTGATGTATCCATGCTGGAATCGACGTTGACCACTATGGGATGGGCGGTTTCCAACTACTTGGTGGCCGACAAAGCGCCGCAGCCCCTAGGTAATAACAATGTCACTGCGAGTCCTTCGGGCACCTTTAAAACCGGTGGGGGCTTGTTGAATATTGCAGCCAACAAACAGGAGCAGTTCGAAGCCTTGTGCCAGCTTATCGGGCGGGATGATTTGATCACCGATCCCCGTTTTGCCGAGCGGCAGGCGAGGCTGGAAAATCGGGAATTACTCACCGGTCATATCGAAGCGGCTTTTGCTGTTAAACCAGCAACAGAATGGGAAACCGCGTTGAACCGTATCGGTGTGCCAGCTGGCAGGGTGTTGAGTGTACCGCAGGCGCTGGCCCTGCCTCAGGTGCATGAGCGGGACTTCACCGGATGTTTTGTTGACTCGCCAGGGGTGAATCAAGATGTCCGTTATGTCAGAACCGGCTTCAAACTCGATGGCGAGCGCCCTGCTGTCACATTGCCGCCCCCTCTGCTGGGTGAGCACACTGAACAGTGGTTGACTGCATTGGGCTTAAGCAAGGAAGAAATTGAGCGATTACAGGAGCAGGGGGCCATATGA
- a CDS encoding tripartite tricarboxylate transporter permease gives MFDGMMSGLTTAFMPFNLLMVVVGCFAGTFIGMLPGLGPISAIALMIPITYGLDPSSGIILMAGVYYGAIFGGSTSSILINAPGCASTVVTAFDGYPMAQRKQAGKALALAAYSSFTGGTIGAIILLFAAPALAKVSLSFQSSDYFALMILGLTAVAAFSGKGQVLKALMMTVFGLMIATVGNDVMSGIPRFTFDNVNLIDGISFLLLAMATFALTEVIMTVLRGEHKEKEPQMDMDSLGSMKLNKEEVKHVAPTVGRSSVFGFLVGVLPGAGATIASFLSYGMERNLASKEEKAKFGKGALRGLAAPESANNAASTGSFVPLLTLGIPGSGTTAIMLGALIAYGIQPGPRLFVDNPDVFWSVIISMYFGNLVLLILNLPLIPYISRLLVIPRPILIPLILFFSITGVYLVSFNTFDIHMMVIITIIATFLKLLNFPMAPMLLGFILGEILEKNLSRSLTLSDGSYAFLWERPLTLSIMMCAVLALMMPMVSNLLDKRKAKQVQMAGDATAPEQQ, from the coding sequence ATGTTTGATGGAATGATGTCAGGACTGACAACGGCATTTATGCCATTTAATTTGCTGATGGTGGTGGTTGGTTGTTTTGCCGGTACCTTTATTGGCATGCTTCCGGGGCTAGGGCCGATTTCTGCCATTGCCTTGATGATCCCTATTACTTACGGCCTTGATCCTTCATCAGGCATTATCCTGATGGCCGGTGTGTATTACGGGGCTATCTTTGGCGGCTCGACCTCTTCGATTTTGATCAATGCGCCGGGCTGTGCCAGTACCGTGGTTACCGCTTTTGATGGCTACCCGATGGCGCAGCGCAAACAGGCAGGCAAAGCGCTGGCGCTGGCGGCTTACTCTTCATTTACCGGCGGCACGATAGGGGCGATTATCCTGTTGTTTGCCGCGCCTGCGCTGGCCAAGGTGTCGCTGAGTTTCCAATCATCTGATTATTTTGCCTTGATGATCTTGGGCCTGACTGCCGTAGCCGCTTTTTCCGGTAAAGGGCAGGTACTCAAAGCGCTGATGATGACAGTCTTCGGCCTGATGATTGCCACCGTAGGTAACGATGTGATGTCGGGGATCCCGCGTTTTACCTTCGATAACGTTAACTTGATAGATGGCATTAGCTTCTTGCTGCTGGCGATGGCGACTTTTGCCCTGACTGAAGTGATCATGACGGTATTGCGCGGCGAGCATAAAGAGAAAGAGCCGCAGATGGACATGGACTCTTTGGGCAGCATGAAGCTGAACAAGGAGGAAGTAAAGCATGTCGCACCGACGGTTGGCCGTTCATCGGTGTTCGGTTTCTTGGTCGGGGTACTGCCGGGCGCAGGGGCAACCATAGCATCTTTCCTGAGCTATGGGATGGAACGAAACCTTGCCAGCAAAGAAGAAAAAGCCAAGTTTGGTAAAGGTGCACTGCGTGGCTTGGCCGCGCCGGAATCCGCCAATAATGCGGCCTCGACGGGCTCATTCGTGCCTCTGTTGACGTTGGGTATTCCGGGCTCGGGTACCACGGCAATCATGCTGGGTGCATTGATTGCCTATGGTATTCAGCCGGGGCCGCGTCTGTTTGTCGATAACCCGGATGTGTTCTGGTCGGTGATTATCTCGATGTATTTCGGTAACTTGGTACTGCTTATCCTGAACCTACCGTTGATCCCGTATATTTCGCGCCTGCTGGTGATCCCGCGGCCAATCTTGATCCCATTGATCTTGTTCTTCTCTATCACTGGTGTTTACTTGGTGAGCTTCAACACCTTCGATATCCACATGATGGTGATCATCACGATCATTGCCACTTTTCTGAAGTTGCTCAATTTCCCGATGGCTCCCATGCTGCTGGGTTTCATCTTGGGAGAAATCCTTGAAAAGAACCTGAGCCGCTCACTGACCCTGTCTGACGGTAGCTACGCCTTCCTGTGGGAGCGCCCACTGACCTTGTCCATTATGATGTGTGCCGTACTGGCTTTGATGATGCCAATGGTCAGCAATTTGTTGGATAAACGTAAAGCCAAACAAGTTCAGATGGCGGGGGATGCCACCGCACCTGAACAGCAATGA
- a CDS encoding tripartite tricarboxylate transporter TctB family protein, which translates to MTLTKDHIGGLIFLCFSVAYGYYTTQIPLFPGDEYEPFHAKSMPTMLAMLGIALSLLQLVAAHRKTQVKASDMLSLVGLDFKIISKLLVLMVLFAIALEWVGFLLSTVFFLASGYWLLGERRPKTLLLASVPFASGFWYVLTQLLDIYLAPGRIWALI; encoded by the coding sequence ATGACGCTTACCAAAGATCACATCGGCGGGCTGATCTTCTTATGCTTTTCCGTTGCCTACGGCTATTACACCACTCAAATACCTCTGTTTCCCGGTGACGAATACGAACCCTTCCACGCCAAGTCGATGCCGACCATGTTGGCCATGCTGGGGATTGCATTATCGCTGCTGCAGTTGGTCGCAGCACATCGAAAAACGCAAGTGAAAGCCTCAGACATGCTGTCCCTAGTTGGGCTGGATTTCAAAATTATCAGCAAGCTGTTGGTTTTGATGGTGTTATTTGCCATCGCTCTGGAATGGGTAGGTTTTCTGCTTTCTACCGTGTTCTTCTTGGCCAGTGGTTATTGGCTTCTGGGTGAGCGTCGCCCGAAAACCCTGCTACTGGCATCGGTACCGTTTGCTAGTGGGTTTTGGTACGTCCTGACCCAGTTGCTGGATATTTACTTAGCGCCTGGCCGAATTTGGGCATTGATCTAA
- a CDS encoding tripartite tricarboxylate transporter substrate-binding protein translates to MLTQFITRNRVTLLATLMASAMSIGSVQAKVDEIHFLVPGGAGGGWDSTARGTGEALSKSELVDKVSYENMSGGGGGKAIAYLIKTAEQSQDTLMVNSTPIVIRSLSKVFPQSFRDLTPVAATIGDYAAFVVAKDSPYQSFNELAEAYKKNPRSVSVAGGSSRGGMDHLVAALAFKAAGGEPRRVKYLAYDAGGKAMAGLLSGETQVLSTGLSEALSLAEAGEVRILAMTGEIRSKAAPDVPTLKELGYDASFVNWRGFFAAPGISDEQADEFASVLEKMYQTDEWTTVRDRYGWTEIYKPRKEFEAFLQEQEKEMGNLMKELGFLN, encoded by the coding sequence ATGCTGACTCAATTTATTACCCGCAACCGTGTAACCCTACTGGCGACGTTGATGGCTTCTGCAATGAGCATTGGCTCGGTGCAGGCGAAAGTCGACGAAATCCACTTCTTGGTACCCGGTGGTGCCGGTGGTGGCTGGGATAGCACCGCACGTGGTACCGGTGAAGCACTCTCGAAATCCGAATTGGTCGACAAAGTGTCTTATGAAAACATGTCTGGTGGTGGTGGCGGTAAAGCGATTGCTTATCTGATCAAAACGGCGGAACAGTCACAAGATACCTTGATGGTGAATTCTACCCCTATTGTTATCCGCTCCCTTTCGAAAGTTTTCCCTCAGTCATTCCGTGACCTGACCCCTGTTGCAGCCACTATTGGTGACTATGCGGCCTTTGTCGTGGCCAAAGACTCACCTTATCAGTCTTTCAATGAACTTGCAGAAGCCTATAAGAAAAACCCGCGCTCGGTCTCTGTCGCAGGCGGCTCTTCGCGCGGTGGGATGGATCACCTTGTAGCCGCTTTGGCTTTCAAAGCGGCGGGCGGTGAACCACGCCGGGTGAAATACCTTGCCTATGATGCAGGTGGTAAAGCCATGGCTGGCCTGCTATCGGGGGAAACCCAGGTGCTATCAACGGGTTTGAGCGAGGCGCTGAGCCTCGCTGAAGCAGGAGAAGTCCGCATCTTGGCGATGACTGGTGAAATTCGCTCGAAAGCTGCTCCGGATGTCCCGACATTAAAGGAGCTGGGCTATGACGCCAGCTTTGTTAACTGGCGTGGCTTCTTCGCAGCGCCGGGGATCAGCGATGAGCAGGCTGATGAGTTTGCCAGCGTGCTGGAGAAAATGTACCAGACCGACGAGTGGACGACAGTCCGAGACCGTTACGGCTGGACGGAAATCTACAAGCCGCGCAAAGAGTTCGAAGCCTTTTTGCAAGAGCAGGAAAAAGAGATGGGTAACCTAATGAAAGAGCTTGGCTTTTTGAATTAG
- a CDS encoding sensor histidine kinase, which translates to MLSLRHLRLKWRMILILGVIAVLQTGMLGHFAIRYLDNVLDEQIGQQAMRVALAIAASPDVIRAVEAGDSDFLQPLSYKLAHSAEARFVVFGDKDGIRLAHPFPHMIGNSMADDDGDTNAPALVHGKPYVSKALGSIGWSMRGKAPVFNAAGTKVIGIVSVGYMLDTVDRLVSNHRLSMLFAIGGAFLFSVFTAVWFASHFKKAIFNLEPEQIGRMFQERNATLETVREGIVAINHEGKITTFNHAAIQTLELPESDSYIGKPIQAVLPDSGMLDVLEQGTPQYDQEIWLHNHLLIANRIPLIQGDQITGVVSSFRLKNEVDLVSRKLTRIKQYAESLRSQSHEYNNKLHTIAGLIQIDAKDEALAVIGQESSSHQAFIQQLMEVTSDSILAGCLLGKYNRAKELGVELVIEQGSQMSALPDALPREQLVSILGNLIDNALEATLSHQGKGGTVTLILSDFGKELIFEVEDQGPGITREDQDKIFTRGYTTKAAQGHGIGLDLVKSLTDHLGGLITVESITSEAAPSGSRFTLYLPKQITPNNQSNATKNNDSTKHTEVQS; encoded by the coding sequence ATGCTGTCGTTACGCCACCTCCGGTTAAAGTGGCGTATGATATTGATTTTAGGGGTCATTGCCGTATTACAAACCGGCATGTTAGGCCATTTTGCTATCCGCTATCTCGATAATGTGTTGGATGAGCAGATCGGCCAGCAAGCCATGCGGGTGGCATTGGCGATTGCGGCATCGCCGGATGTGATCCGTGCCGTTGAAGCCGGAGACTCTGACTTTTTGCAACCTTTAAGTTACAAACTCGCCCACTCGGCCGAAGCACGGTTTGTCGTTTTTGGCGATAAAGACGGCATTCGCCTGGCCCACCCTTTTCCCCATATGATTGGCAATTCTATGGCCGATGACGATGGCGATACCAATGCGCCCGCCCTTGTGCATGGTAAACCCTATGTATCCAAAGCTCTGGGGAGTATCGGCTGGTCAATGCGGGGCAAAGCGCCGGTGTTCAATGCGGCAGGCACCAAGGTTATCGGTATTGTCTCTGTGGGTTATATGCTCGATACCGTCGACCGACTGGTGAGCAACCACCGCCTCAGCATGTTGTTCGCTATCGGCGGCGCTTTCCTTTTCAGTGTGTTTACCGCCGTCTGGTTTGCCTCCCATTTCAAAAAAGCCATTTTCAACTTGGAGCCCGAGCAAATCGGCCGCATGTTCCAAGAAAGGAATGCGACCCTTGAAACCGTGCGGGAAGGAATTGTAGCCATCAACCATGAAGGAAAAATCACCACCTTCAACCATGCGGCAATCCAAACACTGGAGCTACCAGAGAGCGACAGCTATATCGGCAAGCCCATTCAAGCAGTATTGCCTGACAGCGGCATGCTCGATGTACTGGAACAGGGCACCCCCCAATATGACCAGGAAATTTGGTTACACAACCACCTGCTAATCGCCAACCGGATCCCGCTGATCCAAGGCGATCAGATCACTGGTGTGGTCTCTAGTTTCAGGTTAAAAAACGAGGTTGATCTGGTCAGCCGTAAACTCACCCGCATCAAACAGTATGCCGAGAGCTTGCGCAGCCAATCCCATGAGTACAACAACAAGCTCCACACGATTGCCGGGCTGATCCAAATCGATGCCAAAGACGAGGCGCTGGCGGTTATCGGCCAAGAGTCATCAAGCCACCAAGCGTTCATCCAGCAACTGATGGAAGTCACCTCCGATAGCATTCTCGCAGGGTGCCTACTGGGTAAATACAACCGAGCCAAGGAGCTGGGGGTTGAGTTGGTTATCGAACAAGGAAGCCAAATGTCTGCGCTGCCTGATGCCCTACCCCGTGAACAGCTGGTCAGTATTTTGGGTAACCTGATCGACAATGCCTTGGAAGCCACCCTTTCCCATCAAGGTAAAGGCGGCACGGTAACATTGATACTGTCAGACTTCGGCAAAGAGCTCATTTTCGAGGTGGAAGACCAGGGGCCCGGGATCACCCGGGAAGATCAGGACAAAATCTTTACCCGCGGCTACACGACCAAAGCTGCGCAAGGGCACGGTATCGGGTTAGATTTAGTAAAAAGCCTGACGGATCACCTAGGGGGACTCATTACCGTGGAGTCGATTACCTCTGAAGCAGCACCCAGCGGCAGTCGATTTACCTTATATCTCCCCAAACAGATAACCCCCAATAACCAGAGCAACGCAACCAAGAACAATGATTCAACGAAGCACACGGAGGTGCAATCATGA
- a CDS encoding response regulator, which yields MTTTIRIVIAEDDPQIAEIQRRFIERIDGFEVIGIAHGIDEARDLIEVLKPELVLLDNQFPTGTGLALLRELRAGGCNTDVILVTAATEVDTLRQAMHSGIFDYILKPLVFERLQASLLKFRGHLERFSDIDSLLQSDVDGLLQASPDNNHSPANVANKVAGRLPKGIDGLTLDKIRAVFYGPAVLLNAEEVGQQIGASRTTARRYLEYLVSTDELSAEVSYGSVGRPERRYQLC from the coding sequence ATGACCACCACTATTCGCATTGTCATCGCTGAAGATGACCCTCAGATTGCAGAAATCCAACGGCGCTTCATTGAACGTATCGATGGCTTCGAGGTGATAGGCATTGCCCATGGCATTGACGAAGCCCGCGACCTAATTGAAGTCCTCAAACCGGAGTTGGTACTGCTTGACAACCAATTCCCGACAGGTACCGGCCTGGCGTTGCTCAGGGAGTTACGGGCTGGGGGCTGCAACACCGACGTCATCCTGGTGACCGCTGCCACCGAAGTCGATACCCTGCGCCAGGCGATGCACAGTGGCATTTTCGACTACATCCTAAAACCTTTAGTCTTTGAGAGACTGCAGGCTTCTCTGTTAAAGTTTCGTGGTCACCTTGAGCGGTTTTCCGATATTGACTCACTGCTCCAAAGTGACGTTGATGGCTTATTGCAAGCCTCACCGGACAATAACCACTCACCGGCCAATGTTGCTAACAAAGTAGCAGGACGTCTACCCAAAGGGATTGATGGGTTAACCCTCGATAAAATCCGTGCCGTATTCTATGGCCCGGCAGTCCTGCTCAATGCGGAAGAAGTCGGACAGCAGATTGGGGCCAGCAGGACAACCGCCAGGCGCTATCTCGAATATTTGGTCAGCACGGACGAACTGAGTGCCGAAGTGTCTTACGGTAGTGTCGGCCGGCCTGAGCGCAGATACCAACTCTGCTGA